One segment of Clavelina lepadiformis chromosome 2, kaClaLepa1.1, whole genome shotgun sequence DNA contains the following:
- the LOC143445340 gene encoding carbohydrate sulfotransferase 14-like, whose product MRRYQKYFIILFIVPLPLFVFWAKRNSQCCLFQNSNTAITSKAVQDDDDNDLNLFYSEETDSIEQQIVLENNGPKLTHEAAETSVEKTCRNNPSLPTSLKQLSTKQRYILLSHLMVNDEYKFIYCYTPKVACSNWKKVVKRLYGTLRDEDLKNMDHKHGFKYLADYSDKEIEERLRTYYKFMFVRNPTERALSVYRNKFNEIESFYKVYGAKIMQLYHKESPTYKGKVPGDDVAFADFLRYIATGVNAESMNEHYMPMNLLCQPCVTKYSFIGIYENIDEDSKAVLEAIKAPEDVNFPERQGWYKPTTNSYMQYYFSLISTPLLKSFVEKYILDYEMFSFPQPYFVESNSTYENHEFHLL is encoded by the exons ATGAGACGTTaccagaaatattttataatccTATTTATTGTTCCATTgcctttgtttgttttttgggCAAAGCGGAATAGCCAGTGTTGCCTGTTCCAGAATAGTAACACTGCTATCACATCAAAGGCTGTGCAGGATGATGATGACAATGATTTAAACCTATTTTATTCTGAAGAAACTGATAGCATTGAACAACAAATAGTATTAGAAAATAATGGTCCAAAG CTTACACATGAAGCAGCTGAAACAAGTGTTGAAAAAACATGTAGAAACAATCCATCACTTCCAACTTCATTGAAACAATTATCAACTAAACAAAGATATATATTATTAAGCCATTTGATGGTGAACGATGAATACAAGTTTATATATTGTTATACACCAAAG GTGGCATGCTCAAATTGGAAAAAAGTAGTGAAGCGTCTTTATGGAACACTTCGTGACGAAGATTTAAAGAACATGGACCATAAGCATGGATTCAAATATCTTGCTGATTATAGTGATAAAGAAATTGAAGAAAGGCTTCGTACTTATTACAAATTTATGTTCGTGAGAAATCCCACCGAACGAGCACTTTCTGTTtatagaaacaaatttaatgaaattgaatcattttacaaagtttatggtgccaaaattATGCAGCTTTATCACAAAGAATCACCCACT TACAAAGGAAAAGTGCCTGGGGATGACGTAGCATTTGCTGATTTTTTGCGTTACATTGCCACTGGTGTAAATGCTGAAAGTATGAATGAACATTATATGCCAATGAATTTGCTTTGCCAGCCATGTGTGACCAAGTATAGTTTTATTGGCATATATGAAAATATTGATGAAGATTCAAAG GCTGTTCTGGAAGCTATTAAGGCGCCAGAAGACGTAAATTTCCCAGAACGCCAAGGCTGGTACAAGCCAACAACGAACAGTTACATGCAGTATTATTTTTCACTCATTTCAACACctttgttaaaaagttttgttgaaaaatatatattggattatgaaatgttttcttttcccCAACCGTACTTTGTGGAATCAAATTCTACATATGAAAATCATGAGTTTCACCTTTTGtga